ATACTTGGTAACTTAAAAAATGCGCTCAAAGGTACTTATCATGCAATTAATCGCAAGCATGTTCCGCGGTACCTGGCAGAATTTCAGTACAGATTCAATCGCCGATATGATCTGCCGTCCATGATTCACAGACTGATTTATGTTGCTCTTAGGACTCCACCCATGCCATCAACCATGCTTTCTATGGCTGAAGCAGAGTGGTAATCAGATTACATTTTAGCCTTTACGGCGACTATACTTTAATTGAAGACAATAGTGGCATCTCCAAGAAGCCGGGTACTTCTCCCTGAAACTACATGCTGGGAAGCCACCACACTGGCACCCTTGGGAAATCCTGAAGCACCTGCGTATATGGAAACCGACAAGGCCGATTTAAATCCAGCAGGAAGAGTAACCTCTGTACTGGTCGAAAACTCGCTGCCAGTGACGTGAGTCTTCGGAATAGCTACTGCTGCTCCATCAGAACCTCCGCTTAAAGAAACATAAGATCCTGACGGCAGGCCCGAACTCGTAATTTTGAAAAGAAACCGAGAGTCTTTCTGATCAGGATTCGAAAAATTAAATGTTTC
This genomic stretch from Desulforegula conservatrix Mb1Pa harbors:
- a CDS encoding transposase translates to ILGNLKNALKGTYHAINRKHVPRYLAEFQYRFNRRYDLPSMIHRLIYVALRTPPMPSTMLSMAEAEW